The following proteins are encoded in a genomic region of Triticum dicoccoides isolate Atlit2015 ecotype Zavitan chromosome 1B, WEW_v2.0, whole genome shotgun sequence:
- the LOC119321469 gene encoding putative nuclease HARBI1 yields MDPEDLSDSEEEDDEMMLLILPALYLASAGYEAKRTRYRSGAEWICEVLEDDRGQGYPKLRIEPHVLREFSQYVRSKHLLRNTRGVSVEEQIGMFVYMLSRNANFDQLSDRFERSRETIHRHIKACFDAIVSLKGDFVKDPGTKAHWKLLSDPHFGPYFENCIGAIDGIHVPLTISDREAAPYRNREGSITQNVMLACDFDLNFVHVSSGWEGSAPDAEVLHSAIESGFQVPRGKYYLVDGGYPNTPSFLAPYSGIPYHIDEQEQRSCHTRDYKELFNLRHAQLHGHIKNAIGLLNMRFPVLKVATSYRLETQLKIPAAAVVLHNIIQRQGDTEGSPVSQTIPINTRESGGDAHGHDVSALSNQCDTGDALRDDIAKRMWADYIINM; encoded by the exons ATGGATCCTGAAGATCTCAGTGActcagaggaagaagatgatgagatGATGCTACTCATTTTGCCAGCTTTATATCTAGCTTCCGCTGGTTACGAGGCAAAACGTACACGATATCGCAGTGGTGCAGAATGGAtatgcgaagttcttgaagatgacCGAGGTCAGGGCTATCCGAAACTTCGGATTGAACCTCATGTTCTCCGTGAATTTTCACAGTATGTCAGGTCAAAACATCTCCTGCGGAATACAAGAGGCGTTTCTGTGGAAGAGCAGATCGGCATGTTTGTCTACATGCTCTCGCGAAATGCTAATTTTGACCAATTAAGTGATAGATTTGAGCGCAGCAGAGAGACTATCCATAGGCATATCAAGGCATGCTTTGATGCGATCGTCTCACTGAAAGGTGACTTTGTGAAGGATCCTGGAACTAAGGCTCATTGGAAATTATTATCTGATCCGCATTTCGGGCCATACTTTGAG AACTGTATAGGAGCAATCGATGGAATTCATGTCCCCTTGACAATATCAGATAGGGAAGCGGCTCCATATCGAAATAGAGAAGGATCCATCACTCAAAATGTTATGCTTGCTTGTGATTTTGACCTCAATTTTGTCCATGTGTCCTCTGGCTGGGAAGGCTCTGCACCTGATGCAGAGGTCTTGCATTCTGCTATAGAATCTGGATTTCAGGTTCCAAGAGGCAAATATTATTTGGTGGATGGGGGTTATCCGAACACTCCTTCCTTTCTTGCTCCTTACAGCGGGATCCCTTACCATATCGACGAGCAGGAGCAGAGAAGTTGCCACACAAGAGACTACAAGGAGTTGTTCAACCTTCGTCATGCACAACTGCATGGCCATATCAAAAATGCTATAGGTCTATTAAATATGAGATTTCCAGTTTTAAAGGTTGCGACATCTTACCGGTTAGAGACTCAACTGAAAATTCCAGCAGCGGCAGTGGTGTTGCATAACATAATTCAGAGGCAAGGAGACACTGAAGGATCTCCAGTTAGCCAAACAATCCCAATCAATACACGTGAAAGTGGGGGTGACGCACATGGCCATGATGTTTCAGCACTCAGCAATCAGTGTGACACGGGTGATGCTTTAAGAGACGATATTGCAAAGAGGATGTGGGCAGATTACATAATAAATATGTGA